GCTGAAGGAGCTGAGCCGCAGGACGACCTTCATCAGGGTCACCCAGCAGCTCAACACCGTCTTCGGCAATGACAGCTAAGTCCCTGGCCGGTTCTGGGGCCTGCCTGGTTCAAATGGAAGGATGTGTCTGcgatgttttttgtgttttgaacaTGTATACAACACAGGtggacaaacacatacacacaggcggacaaacacatacactcatacacacatacttcctTATCCTTACTTTTACATATAAGTGACATAAATTGGTGTTAGGTTATTTGACTATCATGTTCAATGCAATATTGTTATACGTTTTTAGCCACAAAGTGTTTCCAGGGTCAGCGTCTCCTGACAGTAAGAGAGCTATAGCAGTAATTTTCCAGCTCTTGGCATGTCTGCCATGTCTTATCATTCCGAAGTGAGCACTTCCTTTATAACTTCATCTTTTCTTTACATGTATGCAAATCATCTGCTGTTTTAATTTTCCAGGCATCTCACCGCCAAGCTGTAAAGCCACAAGCCAtaaacagtatatacaatatgtCTGTGCTCTGTGCCGTGATCACAAGCCTTTGTCACCAAAAACCCAAATTATaacaaatgtcttaaattattTAAAGACTAAATGTTTATGCAACTGTAGTGGCCAATTAAgaattgaaatgtttttatactTTCAATCATTCACTGGTAAGTTTTGCACTTTAATGATTTGTAAGTTGAGTTATATTTAGCTTCCCTAATTGTCTCATGGAAATGTTGAACTGACAAAATCTAATTAGCAACACCGTGTTTGAGACTATGGGGTCATACACTGTTTCCATCTCGCTATGTATCTTACATAATGCAATGTTTTAATTAGTAGGTAGGCCATTTTTACCTATCTAGATCGACTTGGGAGAATTTATATATGGACCAGTGCATGTTGAAACTTACCTCTAGTACAGTACCAGAGTACCTCAGTAATGAACTGCCCTATTCACAGTAGAGACGTTTTTAAACACAACGATATTTACagcttctctgttctctggtAGTAGCTGCTCCTGATGGATACCAAAGTTTGTGCAGTTTTGTTCATCAGTATTTGGTATGGTTTCACTTCACTCAGTGTGTCTTTGTAGTTATTCCATTTTAAACTGTTActtttctgtattgttttatattgtaaCATTGATGTGATAATGACGGTAATTTTTATGACATCAGAACTTATAGTCAAATGTTATATGcagtttttgtgtcactttttgGTCACATCAGTCAATAAAAGACattccatatacagtatgttacagtCTTACTGACTTCTTTATTCTCGATTGGATCATCCACAATATATGTACAATACAACAGACACATATTTTCTTGTTGCCATTCTGACTTAATTCTGACCGTTAAAGATTAGATCAtctgtagatatatatatatagatatcgATATTTAACAAAATATGTGTTATCAATGGAGCATTCATGGCCAGTAGGTGGAGACAAAGACATTGAACTGGTAGATAGAAGGAGAAACATTCCTGAAACTCCTGAAAGAACCATGTGACTCAATTGTGTACAGGCAAAACATcataaacaaaaatcattatAAGTTCATCTTACTAGAATGAAAAGATATTTAATTGACCACATTCCACTGTCTATGATGGTGTTTAATGTGTATTATTGTTTAATGTGTATTGTGTAGATGCAAAATAATCTCAAAAGCATAATATTTGAGATCTATGCATGGACAGAGCTAAATATTCATAAGACAATACTATGCAATGATGGTAGTGATTCTTAGCTTTGTATAATAATAAGCAATGAGTAAAAGCAAATTGGGAGATACAGGCTAAGTGCTTGAGCATAGACAACAGCCTGCCTGTCCATTACAGAAGTTCACAAACAACCTCTGTGATGCACGGGTCACCAATAACTCTTCCACCAATAACTCTTCCACAGGAACAAATGGCCTGGGGAGACTTGGAGTAATAGCATCCTCCATAACTGTATCCGCTGCCGGTCTCAATGTAAACCTTCCCACATGAGCACATCCATTGCTGCTGGGGCTGTTGGAGCGACATTCCAAAACCACCAAAGAAAACAGGAACATTGGCCACTCCAGGGGGCTGATTCGAACTCTTTTGGGCCTGTTCCTTTTCAAGGTTAACAAAGGCGAAAAAGTCACTGCTGTCAAAGCTCATCTTCATCGTGAGTATTTCTGTCCTCTGGTGCTGGCCGGTCCTGCTGAAGAAGGATAATGAGGAAGCAGCAATGTTCCTGAACACTTCCACTTTTTGGGGTCGGGGGGTTATGTCACCTCCACTTTCACCTGGACATTTGATCAACTGAGATGAAACCCTGcgctttttctctgttttgggGATCTCCACTTTCTGCAGCCCAAAAGATGAATCTTCTAAATTCCTTGATGCATCAGTAAAATCATAATAGTCTGTCGTGAGAGAGCTGAGCTGGTTACCTTGGCAGCGCAGTCCATAGACATGTCCATCCTTCAGGTTCTCTGCAGATTCTTTGTCACATAAACCTATGGTCCAGTCACAATCTTCTGAAAGGCTGACCATCCATCGCTGAAAATTAGAAGTAGAATGGACACTCCGGATCCGAAGAGTGTGGGCAGACAACTGCCCCAACCAACTATTATAGAAAACTTTCCTGTGGTCCTTGGACAGCGACATGCCAATTCCCAAACTCtgcgggtcaaaggtcaggtctGAGCTGGTAGTAAAGACTTCCTGGTGGTTCTCGGGGTCAACCAAAATCAACAAGGAACCCCATAACTGGACTGCTTGTGCCACCATCTCTTCACCACCTTGCCTTAACTCCTGAACCAATTTGTCACGGTCGCTGCCAGGCTCCAACCCCTTTCTCAGATCCACAGCCTTGGCCTTCTCAAAATCCTGATGCACCTGAGAAAACATCTGCAGGAAGCGGAAGGTGTCCTTCTCGTTCTGTGCCACTTGCATGCTGCTCTTGCTGGTTTTGATGGACACCATACGGGCAGAGACAGAAGTCTGGACACTGGTCAAGGCGATGTCACGCAATTTGGACACAGCCTCGATGAGACGCACGCTGGAAGAACCCAACTTCTCTCTTTCGCCATTCTCCCACTTTTCCAGACTCACATTCTCATCCTTCGCCAAGGCCTGCTGCTCAGCATTGAGCTTTTCCATGAGCTCTTTGTGGGCCGTGGAGAAGGTCTTCATATTGTGTAGGCGGTGCTGGTCCTCAATGGcgcaggaaacacacacacaggtcagatcATCCAAGCAGTAGTACTCCAGCAGCTTGCCATGTTGGGGGCATTTAGTGGTCCCAGCAGCCCCTGAGGCCATGGGCTCAGTCAGAGGATGAGTTTGTAACAACACAGGAGTGGTCACGTGGGCCTGGAGGTGGTGGACGCACATGGAAATCTCGCACTTCATGCAGGTCTTCCGTGCCGgtttcctgtcctcctctgtaCACATGTCGCAAAGAACAGCTTGCTGCTGGTCCTCTTGTAGATTGTCAGACATGTTTTCAAATGCTGGGAGGTCCTAAGATTGCTCGATTTGATTTGTCTTGAGTCTTGTTTAGTGTTGAATAAAGTCCTCAggttgccctgtgtgtgtgtctctggttCTTTTTAGACAGAAGAGCTGGtctcaaaaaaatattttgaaattgcTTGATTTAGTTGTTCACTTGTCTCTGGTCTCTCAGTTTCCGGGTCTGACAGAGATAATATGGGCGTTGCTCTTTTATAACAGCGCAAGAAAGACAGTGTAacttggtaaataaaaaggcagTCAAACTATCAAAGCGTGTACTTTCGTATCAATCGTTTTACTCatttaaatgcaataaataaaaaaacgatTTTACTGCCGTTTTGCTTTTGCATTTGAGTTGACaccacagaaaaggaaagagcgATGTGTATTTTCCTTTAAGCTTTTAGTTTATCAGTCCAGAAAAGAAGTACTGCGGAGGCGTGAACAGGACAGGTTGTGACTTCCGCACAGGACGGAGCTCCATTTCACAGTAAAAGCCTTACTTTTACCGGTCTTAACTTTCTTAACTTGTCTGGCCGTAGGTTTGAATAAACTACGTTAAGCTTCACAACGTGCTTTCTAACGTAAAGTAGccctagctaatgttagcctagACAGGTAACAAGCTAGTTGTCGGTAGATTACGATCAGACGTCAAGGAGCAAGCCAAGCACAACAAACTGGAATAGGTTTATAGGAGACAACGATGGCTTTGATTCACATCATTTTTAACCAACATTGAATTGAAGCTCCATGATCAGTGATGTCTTCAATTGTAAGACATTGAAGATTAATTCCATTGTGTTGATGATAGGAtctgtaaaaataatattttgcctatctcattttcacttttctggAGGATGACATGAGGATGATTTTTAAACTTGATTGTATTCTTGAAACAATTTACAGTTTACTAGCACACAAGCTGACCTTGACTCATGACTACACATTCCTTTTATTTAGGCCCACATGGCTCTACTGTTGACTTTAATTACCATAAATAATATGGCCCTATTTAATaattccacaactttaagaatGACATTGCTTTGCCTGTATACTGGGTGCTGTATGGCCACTAGGGCTCAATCCAGTCTACTGGAAACAGGAActgaataaaaaagaatatttGAAATTCAAGTAGCCTAAAGATTTCACGTCATAACAGTGCTAGCACTTTTTTTAATACCAAAGGGGGGGGGATTAGATTGTCATCATGGCCcaacacaatacacaaagaaaaaagtaacaaaatcctaacaaataataatgcaaaataaatcaaCCATTCAACAAAAAATCGGttgctttctgttttctctctcagcaggttgctttcttttttctctctcagcagtTACAGCTGACTAGGGAAGCAGCATTAGAAAAATTCAGCCTGTTCCTGTTTATCTCTGTAATCAGAAGTgtaaaaagtgaatgaatgggaATAGAACAGTTTGTTGAGGCTCTAGGTCACTACTCATCTGAACCGAACTGATTCAGTCTGACATACTGGTTAGATAACTAATAAACTGGAGGGGACAAATCAAAGTGCACATGATTATGTGCCAGTTGCGAGGCTGAATTGGTTTCAGAGcactggagaaaaaaataaataaaaaaaatgtttaaacgaagaaaaaaaaaaaacgttaggCTATTCTGATTCAACCGTGGTCTCTCGAGTAcgctacattttacatttacgttAAAAAGCAAGCTgtgaagctaaaaaaaaacacactttaaagCATAGCTTTGCCGTTACTTTACCGTTACAGATTAAATTGCCTCCCTCGTCTCTGCCATGCTCTGTTTGGACAGGAAGAAAGATGATAACTACCGTTTAACAACTTGGTTCAAACGGACAAACACTAaggcttttactctgaaatggAGGTCCGTCCTGTCTGGAAGTCAGATTGGTCCTGTGTATTGACATtgacaaacaaagcaaaaaggaaaaatgaacaTTGCTCTTTCCTTTTCCGTGATGTCAACTCAaatgcaaaaagcaaaaaacagtaaaatcgCTTTTTTATCTGTTGCACTTAAATGCTCTCCTTAAATTTGTAAAATAATTGATAGGTAGGCCTACACGCATTTAACAACCTAGGCTACCACAAATATAATATTTTCTTTTGCCATGTAGTGTTGTGATAATCAGCTAatggggcatggaagaaattattaactttcggtgaaaatccgacatgtggaactggcatatattgacaattgcatagcgttggcggaggtatgcgGTCTACTGGGTGCCATGCAGTTCTAGTTTTGTTCCATATAGAAACAAGACTAacagtctaacagccccgcaacgttgaattttgtggaagcgtccctgcTGGGAATCGAGCTCTGGTCTCCcaattgagagtctgcaatctaactccctcCAGCACACTTTGCCCCATGTGAACATAAAGTGGCGAACCGACCCACCGACAATGCGATCCATAGAACCCCTGCTGTTGCAGGGCTAAAAATAAGTTTACTTCAGTGCACTTAGTGTATTCTACTTAtttttaaactaaaaaaaaaatagcaagtATACTTTTATTTGACTTCCTACTTGCGACACTTGAGAATAGTATAGCCTAATTGTACTTTTAGACTTGTTGAATACTTCAACAACTTAACACAAAGCAATGAAATGTATGTTCATCCAAAGAAAGCAAGGGGAAAAAATTAATCCTGGTAGTGATTCTTAGCTTTGTATAATAATTAGCAATGAGTAAAAGCAAATGGGGAGATCCAGGCCAAGTGCTTGAGCATAAACAACAGCCTGCCTGTCCATTACAGAAGTTCACAAAGAACTTCTGTGATGCACGGGGCACCAATAACTCTTCCACCAATAACTCCTCCACAGGAACAAGTGGCCTGGGGAGACTTGGAGTAATGGCGTCCTCCATAACTGTATCCGCTGCTGGTCTCAATGTAAACCTTCCCACATGAGCACTTCCATTGCTGTTGGGGCGGTTGCTGCATTCCAGAACCAAAAGAGACACCAAACTTGGTCCAATCTTGGTCGCGACGGTCCCCTGCAATGGCCATTGCAGGGGACCGACGTGACCAAGATTGGGCCTGTTCCTCTCCAAGATTAACAAAGGGGGATAGGTCCCAGGTGTTGAAGCTCATCTTTATCGTGAGTATTTCTACCCTCTGGTGCTGGCTTCTCCTGCTGAAGAAGGATAATGAGGAAGTAGCAATGTTCCAGAACACTTCCACTTTTTGCGGTCGGGGTGTTATCTCACCTCCATTTTCACCTGGACATGTGATCAACTGAGATGAAACCGCAcgtttttttcctgttttgtagATCCTCCGTGGCCCTTTTAATGGCCTTGATCCATCAATAAACTCATAATAGTCTGTCGTGAGAGAGCTCAACTGGTTACCTTGGCAGTGCAGTCCATAGACATGTCCATCCTTCAGGTTCTTTGCAGATTCTTTGTCACATAAACCTATGGTCCAGTCACAATCCTTGGAAAGGCTGACCATCCATCGCTGAAAATTAGAAGCAGAATGGACACTCCGGATCCGAAGAGTGTGGGCAGAAAATGGCCCCAACCAACTACTGTAGAAAACTTTCCTGTGGTCCTTGGACAGCGACATGCCAGTTCCCAAAGACTGTGGGTCAAAGATCAGGTCTGAGCTGGTAGTGGTTCTCTGGGTCAACTAAAATCAACAAGGAACCCCATAACTGGACTGCTTGTGCCACCATCTTTTCACCACCTTGCCTTAACTCCTGAACCAGTTTGTCACGGTCGCTTCCAGGCTCCAACCCCTTTCTCAGATCCACAGCCTTGGCCTTCTCCAAATCCTGATGCACCTGAGAAAACATCTGCAGGAAGCGGAAGGTGTCCTTCTCGTTCTGTGCCACTTGCATGCTGCTCTTGCTGGTTTTGATGGACACCATACGGGCAGAGACAGAACTCTGGACAGTGGTCAAGGCGATGTCACGCAAGTTTGACACAGCCTTGATGAGACGCACGCTGGAAGAACCCAACTTCTCCCTTTCATTTTTCTCCCACTTTTCCAGACTCGCATTTTCATCCTCTGTTTTCCTCAAGGCCTGGTGTTCAGCGTTGAGCTTTTCCATGAGCTCTTTGTGGGCCGTGGACAGGGTCTTCATATTGTGTAGGCGGTGCTGGTCCTCAATGGcgcaggaaacacacacaccagtcagaTCATCCAAGCAGTAGTACTCCAGGAGCTTGCCATGTTGGGGGCATTTAGTGGTCCCACCTAAGCCAGCAGCCCCTGAGGCCATGGGCTCAGTCAGAGGATGAGTTTGTAGCAACACAGGAGTGGTCAGGTGGGCCTGGAGGTGGTAGACGCACATGGAGATCTCACACTTCATGCAGGTCTTCCGTGCCGgtttcc
This region of Centroberyx gerrardi isolate f3 chromosome 23, fCenGer3.hap1.cur.20231027, whole genome shotgun sequence genomic DNA includes:
- the LOC139919388 gene encoding uncharacterized protein LOC139919388, which produces MSDNLQEDQQQAVLCDMCTEEDRKPARKTCMKCEISMCVHHLQAHVTTPVLLQTHPLTEPMASGAAGTTKCPQHGKLLEYYCLDDLTCVCVSCAIEDQHRLHNMKTFSTAHKELMEKLNAEQQALAKDENVSLEKWENGEREKLGSSSVRLIEAVSKLRDIALTSVQTSVSARMVSIKTSKSSMQVAQNEKDTFRFLQMFSQVHQDFEKAKAVDLRKGLEPGSDRDKLVQELRQGGEEMVAQAVQLWGSLLILVDPENHQEVFTTSSDLTFDPQSLGIGMSLSKDHRKVFYNSWLGQLSAHTLRIRSVHSTSNFQRWMVSLSEDCDWTIGLCDKESAENLKDGHVYGLRCQGNQLSSLTTDYYDFTDASRNLEDSSFGLQKVEIPKTEKKRRVSSQLIKCPGESGGDITPRPQKVEVFRNIAASSLSFFSRTGQHQRTEILTMKMSFDSSDFFAFVNLEKEQAQKSSNQPPGPQQQWMCSCGKVYIETGSGYSYGGCYYSKSPQAICSCGRVIGGRVIGDPCITEVVCELL